The Armatimonadota bacterium DNA window CGACCACGTCATTGAGAAGTTCGACGCTGAGGTTGACGATGAGCGGAAGGCGCTGATAGTCGTGGCGTTCGAGAACGCTGGCGGGGTCTCTGCGATGTCGGACAACGCGGCCGCAAAGCGAGCCCTCACCCCGGTCATCACTGCGCTGTTCGCCATGCCCGAGTTCCACCTTTGCTGAGCGCTGAGCTGGAGGGTGGCGCTCCTGCGACACCGGCTCGGATGCTCACGGGCTATCGCGCCGTTCGCCTTGGCGGGCGACGGGCAACGGGCGACGGGTGCAAGGGTCTAAGGTCCAGGGTCTAGCTCCCGAGCCTCCAAACTTCCGAACCTCGTCCCCCATTCAGCGCTCAGCACTCCACACTCGAGCCACTTCTGCGCGGCCTCGCGTTACCCGACGCGCCTGGGCTACACTGACACAGTGACCGAAATGATCAGGTCTGCGGGGCTGTGCGTCAGCCTGTCCGACTGGCCGCTGTTGTTGAACTATCAGCGACTGTGGTCGAAACCTCTTGCGGAGAACGATGACTTCCTCTCCGTAACGGTGTGGCGGCTCACATCCGACCCCACCGGCTTCATCGCGCTCAACCATTACGCCACCCCCGAGGCGGCTAAGCGAATAGAGGCGGAGGCAGCGAAAAGCGGGCAACTGGTCGACCTGATGGGGTCTTGGGAGGAAGCGCCGGACTTGCGCTTTATCCGCATCGAGGCGCGGGGGGGCCTTGCCCCCGACGAGATTGAGATCAAACAACTCGCGTCGTTCAGCACTCGGGTAGCGGACACCGGCCGAGGAGACGAACTCTCGAGCGAACTCTCTTACATCTTCGAGGAACTGAAACTGATGGACGGCTTCCTGGGGTTCATGCAGGGACGGCTGGAGGGTGTGCCCGAGGAGATCACCAGCGTTGGCTTCTGGAGAACCCAGGAGGCGTTCCAGAGATCGCTGCCGAGCAAGACGCAATACAAAGTTAACCTGTTCGAACGGGTTATCTGAGAGCGATCCTCTCCCGCCGCCTCGCGCAGGCCTACCGCGCCGGGATCAGGCTCACGTAAACCTCGTACCCGTCAACCGTCTCAGCCGGTTGGGAGAACTCTTCGTCCGGCAACCGGCCAATGACGTCCTCAGTCGTGGCTATGCCGGCGTGCAATTCGCCGCAACAGAGGCCGAGTCATGCCGGGAATGGCAGGGCCGTCACTCGCTCTGCGTATCCAGGCGAATGACGGCCCTCTGCTGATCGGGACTCTCGCCGGCCGCTAATAGCCGGCGTCCGATTCCCGCTTCTTCTTTTCTCTTTGCAGTTTTCTGTACTGCGCGTCACGCGCGTTCTTCGTCGCGTAACAGTCTTCGTGTGGGATGTCGGCGTGCGTGCCGCACTTCTTGTAAACGTAGGCGTGGTCTCCGGCGTGGCCCGACCTGAGAAGGCACGTTCCCAGATTGCATTGTTCCGTCCACGTTACGCAGTACTGCCAGCCTTTTCTCGTCTTGGATATCCTCGATATCAACAGGACATGTGTCTGCACGCCGCACCTTGACGAGAATTCGCCGATCTCGCAGACGATCGTGAACGGCGCGGGTGTCTTCCCTGTAAGAACGTCGCTCATCGTGATCGGTCCCTCCATCCGCATTTCTTCTTGCAAGGACCAACCGACGTGCGCCGTGCCCGAGAGACTCACGATCCTAGGCGAACGGTTCACCAACCGCATCTGTATCGGAAAGGCGTCTGCGGACAAGCCCTGAAGGCCTTCGACGGTGGCTGTGATCGTTGTGGACTCGCCGCTCAGCAGCGAGAATTTGCCGACCGACAACTGCACGTTAAGGCGATTGAAGTCATCGCTGGCGATGACGCCGTTCTCAGTCAGTTCGACCCGCGTCGCTCCGGAAGCGCCCGGAGGACAGATGCCTACCGCTTTCCTGGGGGACTCGGCGAGAATCAGCACTTCTCGTCCGCCAATTGTAAGACCGGTGCTGCCGATGTCGCCGTCGAACGGTCCGGAAACCTCGAACGGTTTGCCTGCCTGCCCATACTCCGGCAGGTCGTAATCGCCTGCGGTCGGCTGGCCGGCGTGTCCGGGCCTTGGAGTCGGGTCGGCCGGAATCTGAGCCGTGCCGACGGTTCTCCCGCTTGAGTCCTTCAAAGCGATGTGTACGATGGCGCCAACGATCGGAAGTGTGAACTTGCCGCCGCCGCCCGGTGTCTCGGTGCTCTCCACCTCGACTACATAGCCGCTGAGCTCGCCCATGTTCCGCTGCATTTCATCCGGAGTGTCGCCGCTAGGCTGCGGAATCACCGTGCCGGAAATCGTGTCGCCCGCTGCGGCGTCGTCCGGCAGGTTCACAGTCAGCGTGCCGTAGGCCGTGACGAACGTTGCGGTGTCAAGACCCCAAGAGGAGCCTGTGCTGGCCGTAGTCGGGCTGCCGTAATGTATCGGGCCCTCTCTCACCGTGTCTATCGTCCACCACCACCTCTTTACTTTCGGGTCGGAGCCGTTCCACGAAACGGTGACCGATGCGGTCGCACCTGCGGCGACGGTGCCTTTCGAATGGTCCGTCTTGTTCGAGCCGCTGCCGCTCGTCTTCTTGAACGGCGTGTCAGACTTCACCTTCACGGCCCTTGACCACTCAATGTGCAAGTCGTTGACCGCCACGCCCGTGCTGTTGGTGAAGGTGAACGTGTCTTCGTTGTCCAACAGCGCGTTCGATGCGATCGACTCAACGGAAAAAATTGTGAGTCCTGCGAGGATCATCAAGTACTTCAGCAAATGGTTCATTTTTTCTTAGCCTCCTGTTCCGGCGCCTGGTCCCCGGCTCTCTCGTGCCTGCTGCTGTCGCCTTCGGCCACCCAGCCCCTGCCAGATGCCATGAACAATGCTGCAACTACTGACAGCAGATGGCTTCCTCTTGTTCCAGCGCTTCGAACGCCACTGGGCCCTTGCCGGGTTCACGCCGATTCAGGCCGCCCGTACCCTAAGGACGATGCGTTCGTGGGCTGAGGGTCGAGGGTCTAGGGTCGAACCCCCGAACTCCCGAACTCCCGAACTCCCGAACCCGGTCCCCATTCAGCACTCAGCACTACCAACTCCCACCGCCGCCGCCGCCGAAGCCGCCGCCGGAGAACCCGCCACCGCCGAACCCAGAGCTTCCAGAGCTGGCGCCGTCCGCCCTTAGCGGCATCGAAGCTGCGCTGCCGACCTGGCTGACGATGTGTCCAAGTGCGGCTGCAAAGAGCGACGCGTGGAAGGGCATGCCGTAAGGGTGCTTGTACCACGAAGGAGGCTCGGTCAAGATGTCCTTGAACGCGTCGTTCCACTGTTCGATCAGGTCAAAGGCGACCGCGTACGCAAGGTACTGTTCGTACTTGAGTCCGTCCGGCTGCGTCTCGACGACCCACTTGAGGTAGTTCTCGCGGTGGCGCATCATTTCATAGAACCCCAAGACCTTGCGCCTAGCAGCTGAACCATACCGCGTCCGTTTCGGCATGTGCCAGCCGATCCAGACGGCGGGAACAACGCCGAGAAGACCTCCAACGATCGCCGCCGGAACAACCTGAATGATGGACAGCGAGAACAGCGCGTAGGCAACGCCGCCGCTCAGCGCGAATCCACCAAGGATCCATCCGCTGCGCACGGTCGCCGGGTTTCTGAGGTAGTAGCCGCGTGCGATCGCTTGGTCGTACAAGTCGGTTCTCAACGACTGGATCATCGGCGCGACGTTCTCACGCAGGTCCTTGGTCGTGATCAACTCGCCGCCCCTCTTGATCAGTCGATACAGCCTCGATTCAAGCGCGGGCAATCCACTGGTGTCCGTCTTGTCCGTCAGGCGCAATAGGACTTCGTTCTTCTTGAAGACCGAACCGGTCTCTTTGATTTCGACGAGCAGGAAACCGTTGACTGCCAGCGACATGATGCCCGCGGCTAGGTCGCGCTGGTCGACCCTCTCGTCGATCAACGTGCCGGCTAATGATGCGCTGATGCCGTCAGGCGGTTCGAATTGAACGGGGATGGCTATGTCCTTGACGTCGCGACCGATTCTGTTCCAAATCGGAAGCAGGATCGCAACTACGACGAGCGGGGTGAACAGAGCAAGGTACTCAACTATGCGGGCCAGGAGTTCCTTGTGCCAAGGCAACTTCGGCAGCGCGTCCTGAGGGATGCCAAACACGATGGTCAAGCCGGAGCCGGGATAGATTCGAGAAGACGTACTGCCGGAAAACACTTGTCCTTGCAACGTGATGGCGGTGTTGGCACGGTTGTCTGCGTCGATTGAATTCGCGCCTTCGATAGCGACCGTGTTTGCGGATCCGTACCGGCCGATGAACACCTGCCCGCGTACGTTCTGAATATCCGTTTCGGGAAACTGCAGCCAGAAGCTCGCGGATTCGATCGGCACGTCCCATTCAGTGCCCGTCACGTTCCAGTACAGCTCCGTCCACGGCTCCCACCGGGAGTCGTCGTCGTGCCAGTTGAGCGCGCCGAACACCGTGTACCGAATGACGTAGGTGCGCTGCGTTTCAGCAGGCAGATAAAC harbors:
- a CDS encoding DUF2207 domain-containing protein — translated: MQLVRRDLALVTFVALSGICLAQSGPYSIDSFDVRIWLNEDTTIEVEETIAVTFNEPRRGIFRTIPVVYPTGGGQERAIHLRVIGVTDLAGNRQQTKISREGNNLKIRIGNPDVYLPAETQRTYVIRYTVFGALNWHDDDSRWEPWTELYWNVTGTEWDVPIESASFWLQFPETDIQNVRGQVFIGRYGSANTVAIEGANSIDADNRANTAITLQGQVFSGSTSSRIYPGSGLTIVFGIPQDALPKLPWHKELLARIVEYLALFTPLVVVAILLPIWNRIGRDVKDIAIPVQFEPPDGISASLAGTLIDERVDQRDLAAGIMSLAVNGFLLVEIKETGSVFKKNEVLLRLTDKTDTSGLPALESRLYRLIKRGGELITTKDLRENVAPMIQSLRTDLYDQAIARGYYLRNPATVRSGWILGGFALSGGVAYALFSLSIIQVVPAAIVGGLLGVVPAVWIGWHMPKRTRYGSAARRKVLGFYEMMRHRENYLKWVVETQPDGLKYEQYLAYAVAFDLIEQWNDAFKDILTEPPSWYKHPYGMPFHASLFAAALGHIVSQVGSAASMPLRADGASSGSSGFGGGGFSGGGFGGGGGGSW